A region from the Brassica napus cultivar Da-Ae chromosome C8, Da-Ae, whole genome shotgun sequence genome encodes:
- the LOC106367746 gene encoding mucin-5AC — MNDRSLKKSLSGKTNPPADDFIVGDADENLDLFSINRTGLTSLDAALIKPGRRSFEQAKVSKPELDDEKEHWNDQLNYTVPEVTLEALSKLVLQARNVTSKLQSISTTRAGTKDESYPSSKPTRSTSTVRPSNIPTLRPSSIPTLRPSNTVRSSSAPKKTTTTTTTASASVASPKRSVSRSLTPVSRKTPSRSSTPSRISTTIPTFKKAGDPQRSRSLTPRSKPQTAATSAAPSSRTSTVRSTSASSRPSLSSTPQTPPRGREKTVTLAFGRPVATTRHVTSPKRNTSPDVTRTRPKGHSSSSLIPTFSGMGHTTARAKSVKSSPTVSDPTRPGKKVSKASVQIANNHMDARKGKANYPFSGTMLYPQSIKSYSRKWCGSSEGSSSSNQEEDEGKSLMKEENTEKSDSARYESLLDVKDVKDTNWLLNLDDESNHSLIFDSVFDSPPEPFSPL; from the exons ATGAACGATCGGAGTCTGAAAAAGTCTCTATCCGGAAAAACCAACCCCCCTGCGGATGATTTCATAGTTGGAGATGCCGACGAGAACTTGGATCTCTTCTCAATCAACCGTACTGGCCTGACTTCTTTGGATG CTGCTTTGATTAAACCAGGAAGACGCTCTTTCGAACAAGCTAAAGTTTCTAAACCTGAACTTGATGATGAGAAAGAACATTGGAATGACCA GCTTAATTATACCGTTCCTGAAGTTACATTAGAAGCTCTTTCTAAATTGGTTCTACAAGCTAGAAACGTAACTTCCAAGCTTCAGTCAATTTCTACCACAAGAGCTGGTACAAAG GACGAGAGCTATCCATCTTCAAAACCAACGAGAAGCACTTCAACAGTACGTCCCTCAAACATTCCCACACTTCGTCCTTCTAGCATTCCAACACTTCGTCCCTCCAACACTGTCAGGTCCTCGTCAGCCCCTAAGAAGactactacaacaacaacaacagcttcAGCTTCGGTTGCATCTCCAAAGAGAAGTGTCTCTCGATCTTTAACTCCTGTATCACGCAAAACACCATCACGATCTTCAACTCCTTCAAGAATCAGTACAACTATTCCTACTTTCAAGAAAGCTGGAGACCCTCAAAGATCAAGATCGTTGACTCCTAGGTCAAAGCCTCAGACTGCAGCAACCTCAGCTGCACCTTCAAGTAGGACCAGTACTGTGCGCTCTACGTCTGCGTCATCACGCCCATCACTTTCATCAACACCTCAGACACCGCCAAGAGGAAGAGAAAAAACAGTCACTCTAGCGTTTGGTCGACCAGTGGCAACCACAAGGCATGTAACTTCGCCAAAACGGAACACATCTCCTGATGTTACAAGAACGAGACCTAAAggccattcttcttcttctctgatTCCTACCTTTTCAGGCATGGGGCATACAACAGCAAGGGCAAAGTCTGTAAAGTCATCTCCAACTGTTTCGGATCCAACAAGGCCCGGCAAAAAAGTGTCAAAAGCTTCGGTCCAAATTGCTAACAACCACATG GACGCACGAAAGGGGAAAGCAAATTATCCGTTTTCGGGCACAATGTTGTACCCACAAAGCATCAAATCTTATTCAAGAAAGTGGTGTGGTAGTAGTGAAGGAAGCAGCAGCAGTAACCAGGAAGAGGACGAAGGAAAAAGCCTAATGAAAGAAGAAAACACAGAGAAGAGTGACAGTGCTCGTTACGAGTCACTCTTGGATGTTAAAGATGTCAAGGATACTAACTGGCTACTTAACCTTGATGATGAGTCTAATCATTCTCTCATCTTCGACAGTGTTTTCGACTCTCCTCCTGAGCCATTCTCTCCTCTTTGA